The following nucleotide sequence is from Endozoicomonas sp. GU-1.
GGAGCTTAACGTTCAAAGACAGTGGTGAGATTGATCAGGTGATGGTTTCCCGCTGTGCACAGTAATTGCGTAGATTAACCGGTCGGCAACCCATCTTCGGAGTTGCCGACCTGCCTGTTAATTCATCTCTTTAAGCATGATCAGGCTGTGCGGCTGAACTTCATAGCTGCACTGATCAACAGACGGTTCGTGAATAAAAGAAGACTCTTTGTCAGTATTCACCACCACCATCCGGTGTTTGAATTGACCGGTTTCAGGGATCAACACTCTGCCTACATGTTTGCCAGCGTTCATGATGACCCAGATAGCACCTTTTTCAGCATCATTCGGGTCATGAATTTTAACCGTCAGGGTGTAACAGTGGCGCTCACTGAAATGAAGAGGGTCAACGACGTCACCCTTCGGGGAATGTAACTGGTATTCTATGTGGCCCAGATCATCGGTCAACAGCGGTTCATTGCGACGAAAATGCATCATTTGTCGGGTAAAATCGTGCATTTGTGCACCGTCAGAGTCGGTGTTGTGCAACCAGTCCCAGTGTAGCCAGGCGATGGGGGAGTCCTGACAATAGGCATTATTATTACCATCCTGAGAGTTGCTGAACTCATCACCGGCTAACAGCATGGGTGAGCCTTTGGCCAGCATTAACATGCCCACCAGATTCTTCCGGCTGCGCAGGCGGGCTTTATTGATGTCCGGGTTGTCAGTGACGCCTTCTTCACCGTGATTCCAGGAGTAATTGTGCTCGTCACCATCCCGCCCATCTTCACCATTGGCAAGATTATGGCGCTGATTGTAAGAAACCAGATCCATTAAGTTAAAGCCATCGTGACTGCAGATATAGTTGACGGTGGCAAGATAACTTTGTTCGCTGAACAGGTCTTCTGAACCGGAAAAACGCCAGGCCATTTCAGTTTGTACCCCTTTGCTGCCTTTCCAGAACTTCCGGCAGGTATCGCGGTAACGATCATTCCAGGACTGCCAGTCAGAGGGGAAGTCGGTCATGTGATAACCGTCCGGCCCAATATCCCAGGGCTCGGCAATCATTTTTACCTGGCTCAGGATCGGGTCCTGGCTCACGGCATAAAAGAAAGGTGCATCTTTACTGTAATTACGGTGCTGACGAGCCATGGTGGGGGCCAGGTCAAAACGGAAACCGTCGATCTGATACTCCACTACCCAGTGACGCAGTGCATCCATAGTCAGGCGCAGAGTCTGGTGGCTGTCGAAGTTGATGGTGTTGCCGCAACCACTGTAATTCTCCGAGGAAATGTCACCGTCGTGTTTGTTCATATGGTAGTAGTCGGTTTCAGCCAGACCACGCATGCTCAGGAATGGACCACCATGGCCACCTTCGCAGGTATGGTTGAACACCACATCCATAATCACTTCAATGCCAGCACGGTGCAGCTCCCGTACCATGGTTTTCATCTCGATAACCGGGTCGGAAATGGCATAAGGCGTGTGCGGTGCCATCATGCACAGCGGGTTGTAACCCCAGTAATTGGATAACCCAAGGTGAGTGAGTCGCTCTTCACTGGTACTGTAGGTAACCGGCAGCAGTTCAACGGCAGTAATGCCAAGATTTTTCAGATATTCAATGGTAATGGGGTGGCACATGCCCAGATAGGTACCACGAATATCCTCCGGAATATCCGGGTGGGTTTTGGTGAATCCCTTGAGGTGGGTTTCGTAATAAATGCTCTGCTGGTCCGGAGTGTGTGGATGGGTTACGCCTTGCCAGTCAAAGGTAGCATCACGCACAACACTGCGGGGCATTTTGGTGGCGCTGTCCTGCTCGTTGAAGAGCCATTGATCATTGTCGTCTGAAATATAGTCAAAAATGTCCTGACACCATTGCACATCACCACTGATTTCCCGGGCATAGGGATCCATCAGCAGTTTGTTCTTGTTAAAGCGCGGCGTTGTATTGGGCGACCAGTAACCGTCTGCCCGGAAGCCATAGTGCTGACCTTCGATAATACCTTCAATATAAAGGTGCCAGATGCCCTCAGCGGAAGGAAACATTTTCAGTTGTTCTTCATTCCCCCGTGCATCAAATAACGATAAAAACAGTTGTTCTGCTTGCGGGGCATACACAGAAAAATTAACCCCTGTCGACTGATTGCCTGGCACTGCCACAAGATCAGCATTGACCAAGGTGGCACCCTGTGGGGTGGTTTTTCCGGGAAAGGCGGAATAGGTCTGGGTGGCAGACGGCGTATCCATAACGTGTTGATGCTCTATTCTATATAGCGTGATCAAAAAAACAGCGTGTATTATTAGTTTTCAGGCACGGACAGAAAAGCACGACGGTGATGTAAACGATTACAGACTTTTATAAAAAATTGACTTGCTGGAAAACAAGGCAAACAGCAATACCGACTATTCTAGTACATGGTTTCAATGAGTTTGACTGGTTGTCGTGCCTCCGCACTCCGTTCGTCCTGAGCCCGTCTCCGAGTAGAAGAGGTCGTTACCGACCTCAACCCTCACAGATCCGGACGAGCCCAATTAAGGCATCCGGTTCCTCATAGTTACTGGTTCACTAATTGATGCCCATGGTAGTACTGATGCAGGATTCTTGGCGGTGTCAGGGGGAAGCGTTTCAGGAACTGGGAGAATTGTTCCCACGGAATATAACTTGTCCGTGATCGGCGGCCCAGCCACTTATGCCAGATTCTTTGTACACGACGGTGTACTGCTTTCAGGGCTTTGTAGTTTCCCGTTATGCCGAAGTACGCAAAGTGTCCCCGTAATTTCCGGTTCAATTTGTCGTACTGTTCTTTCAATGAGTCATGTTTATGCTTACGACAATATTCATTGAATGACTTCAGCGCTTTGGCTACTAGCCCTTTGGCTGTTTTCCGGAATATTGCAAACCCACCTTTCCGGGTTTTACCCCAGTAATGTGTGAACCCAAGGAAGTCAAAGCTGATCGGAAGTCCACAACGCTTATTTTCTCTCCGGTGCTGAACCCGAAAGTCAATTCTTTGCGTCTTTTCCGGGTGCAGTGTCAAGCCATATACGCTAAAACGCTCAGGCAGTACCCTCTCTATTCGACGACAATCGTCAGGGTTTTGAAACACCATGACAAAATCATCGGCATAGCGGGTCAGACTACACCTTCCCTGAATTCTTGGCTGTACAGTTTGAATAAACCAGTCATCCAGTACATAGTGCAGGTAGATATTGGCTAGCAGTGGTGAAATAACACCACCCTGAGGGGTTCCCATTGTCGGGTAGCAGAGCTGCCCTGACTCAAGTATACCGACCTTCAGCCATTTATCGATCAGTTTTCGTACCACACCATCAATTACTCTTCTGGCAAGAAACTGCCTTAATTGGTTGTGGTCAATCGTATCGAAATACTTTTGGATGTCCACATCCAGTACCCACTGACCTCCATCTCGCATTATGTGGCTACGTAGACTTTGTAAGGCATGATGCGCTGACTTGCCTTTGCGGAACCCAAACGAGCAGTTATAGAAATCTTGCTCGTAAATAGGCTCCAATAACATCGCCACCGCTCTCTGGGCAACCTTGTCCTCGAAGGTCGGTATGCCCAAAGATCGTTTCTGACCTTTCCCTTTTGGAATATAAACGCGTCGTAACGCAGGGGCCCGATATTGACCGGATTTCAGTCGATCCAGCAGATTAAGGAGATTACTCTCCAGCTGTCGCTCATACATCTCGGCCGTTTGATTATCTACGCCTGTCGCACCATCCTTGCGGGTCAGTTGATAGGCCTGTAAAAGCCAGTTGTAGTCCATGTATTGATTTAGCGAGGTGAAAGCCATGGCTTGGTTGTCTCTGGCCAGTTTGGCTATCCGTCTCTGTTTCGTTGACACAAACATAAGGTTTCAATGTACCTCTTGTGTTTCCCACAAACGGTTCAATAACTATGATGTCCCCTTTCCTCGTCCGGGTCCTCCTGAGCAGAGTTCCCCGTTGTCATCAGTACTATGGGACACTAAGACTTCCAGCACCTACTATCCGGTCACTTATGGATTCGCTTCCAGACTCCTGAGTGTTGCTTCATGTTTTGTCTCATCAGGCCTGAAGCGAAGCCTGACGACACTGGGTTCTGTTCAGCCATAGAACCAATGGCCAGTTAACTCAGGTCAGCACTGGATCTCGCAGGTTCCTGAGAAATCCATCCTGTACCTTTGCCCCGGTCTCGGACTCCGGTCGGACTGATTATGTCTCACCAATTCGACATTTCAGTGCTGACCCCATACCCTTCAGAATGAAGCCTCCAACAAGGTGTCCATTTCGGAGCTCAATCCCGCGGCTTTAGTACCCGCTGTTTACGCTTCACAACCAGGATTACCCCTGACTATGCAAAACTCACTTCCGGCTGATGGTTAGTCTCTACCGGGTGGGAGTCGAACCCACTGGATTTCAACGAATGATTTCAGTTCATAGAACCTCCCACATTCTCAGGCTTAGCCTGTCGCGAGAAGGGCGGAAACTCCGGACTCTGATAGATCGCGCCAAGCACCCTTCGTCCGTGCATCCTGAGCGGAGTCGAAGGACGCTCAGTGTGAACGAGGATTCCGTAGATTGACAAGGTTTTTGCAATACACTCAGTCAGCCGCCCAGTCAACGGTCAGCATAATAGTCGCCAGTGGCGGCAAAGTCAGGCTGATGCTTTGGGGGTGGTTATGCCACTCTCCTGATCGGGTTGAGACGGTATTGTTGACAATATGGCTGCCACCAAAGCGCTGCTCATCGCTGTTAAAGATTTCCTGCCATTGTCCACTGGCCGGAACGCCAATGGTGTAATCATGCCTTACGAATGGTGTCATATTGCTGATAACGACAATGGTTTTACCTGCGCTGTCTGTTCGGTAAAAGGCAAAAACACTTTGACCATGGTCGTCCAGTATCAGCCAGCGAAAACCGTCACGATCAAAATCAAGCTCATGCAGTGCCGGGTAACCCTGATACAGCGTATTCAGCTCACTGATCATCGCCAGCATGCCCTGGTGGTAAGGGCCCTGCTCCAACAGGTTCCAGTTCAGGCTTTCTGCCGGGTTCCACTCGTTGGTCACACCAAACTCGGAGCCCATAAACATCAGCTTTTTACCGGGGTGCCCGAACATAAACCCGTAATAGGCCCGAAGGTTGGCAAAGCGCTGCCAGTCATCGCCCGGCATACGGCTGAGGATCGTGCCCTTGCCATGAACCACTTCATCGTGGGAGAGGGAGAGCACAAAGTTCTCGTTATAGGCGTACACCATACTGAAGGTCATTTCATGGTGGTGATGCTGACGATAAATCGGGTCCCGCTTCATATAGGCCAGAGTGTCGTGCATCCAGCCCATATTCCATTTGTAATCAAAGCCGAGGCTCTGTGGGTGTCCGGGGCGTGATACGCAGGGCCAGCTGGTGGACTCCTCGGCGATCATCATGCAGTGTGGATGCAGTCGGTGAACTTCAGTGTTCAGGCGCTGCAAAAAGGCGACGGCCTCAAGGTGTTCATTGCCGCCCAGATGGTTGGGTGTCCACTCGCCCTGTTTTCTGGAGTAGTCCAGGTAGAGCATGGAGGCCACGGCATCCACCCTCAGGCCATCAATATGAAACTCATCCAGCCAGTACAGGGCATTACTGATCAGAAAATCCTGTACCCATGGCGAACCGTAATTGTAGATGCAGGACTTCCAGTCCGGATGCCAGCCCCGTTGCGGGTCTTCATATTCATAAATAACGGTTCCGTCAAAACGGAACAGGCCGTGTTCATCCTGTGGAAAGTGGGCGGGAACCCAATCCAGAATCACACCAATATTGTGCTGGTGGCATTGGTCAACCAGGTAGCGGAAGTCGTCCGGTGTACCATAGCGGCTGGTGGGGGCAAACAACCCAACCGGCTGATAGCCCCAGGATTCGTAGAGTGGGTGCTCGGCAATGGGCAGTAATTCGATATGGGTAAAGCCCGTTTTTTGGATATACGGGATCAGTTCGTCGGCCAGCTCCCGGTAATTTTTAAAACCACCGTCGTTCGATTTTTTCCATGAGCCCAGATGGACTTCATAAACCGACATGGGCTTGTTATGGTTCAGCTGACGTTTGTTCAGCCATTGGCTGTCGGACCAGGTAAAGGTACTTTCCGTTTGTACAATGGAGGCGAGGCCCGGCCACTGTTCCACTTTATGGCCAAAGGGGTCGGTTTTTTCCGGCAGCAGCTGACCATTCTGATCGTGCAGCTCATATTTATACAGGGCACCTTCGGCAACGCCCGGGACAAACAGCCGCCAGATACCGTCGTCAGCACTGGCCATGGGGTGGCAGCGACCATCCCACTGGTTGAAATCACCGATCACGCTGACGGAACGGGCATGGGGGGCATAGACCTTGAACAACACGCCTGAAACACTGCGCTGACGGGTAATGGCATGCTCCACTTTCAGAGCACCCAGGTGCCGGTACAGATGGAGCGGGTCGATATCCCGCTGACAAAGGGTGTACTCACCAAACTGGTAGGGATCAAAGCGGAGTTCTTCTGTCCCATCCTTTAGGGTGATGTTGAGCAGATAGTAAAAGACTTTTTTCCGTTGGGGAAAGCTCAGCTCAAAAAGACCATTGGCCAGTCGGTTCATTCTGCCCAGTGATTTGCCCGTGCTTTCCTGCACAACCTCGATGCACTCGGCATCGGGGTGCCAGGCGCGGATGGTCAGACCACTACCGGACTGCCCGGGGTGTATTCCCAGGATGGAAAAAGGCGAGGCATGCATCACCTGGCTCAGGCTTTGGGTTACCGGTGGCAGTTCCGCATCCATTAACTTTTTTTTGGGCATTTCAAATCACTGCGAAAGAGGTGGTTTTTTTTGCGCGGGCATTATTGCCATGAAATGAGATGGTGGGAAGTTGTAAACGTTTTACAGGAGGCGGGATGGTTATCCAGAGATAACTTCCCTGTTTTTAGCTCCGGATTTTGTTGAGATTGGGCATGTCAAAGTCTGACACCACCACCTTTGAAAAGCTCAGGGTAAACGGAAATTGGGTATGTATTGTAAGGATAGGGTTGGCGCAGCAGAGAAGTAAAAAGACGGGGCAGCGCCCCGTCAAATAAAGACACAATCACAGGAGGTGGAAATTTTGCCTGATGTCATAGTTAACAGGCATCAGGAAGGCCAGCCATGGAGTAGGGCTGGCGGAGCCTTCCCATGCTAAGCACTGGAAGGGGGTTGCGCTGGCTGTGCAGTGAACAACTTACCACCAGGTTTCTGCCTGAACACCGAAGGTGAAGCCGTCAGTGTCGTCTGCAAATGCAGCGCCACCAATCTGCCCCTTGGATTCGTCGTTCCACTTGGCGTAGGTACCGAATACACGAATAACAGGACGAGCCCAGTAGCCACGGCCAGCAGACCACTGTTGGGCGATGGTTACTTTGGCCAATTTAGAGTCGTCACCATTGTCAAAAGCATTTTCAACCTGATCATATCCGACTTCCAGAGCAGTACTCATGATGTCGTTCCAGAAGTAAATCGGACGGGCTCCAACACTGATCCAAGTCTGGTCGTCTTTATTGCTGTCTTTAAATGACAGATTGTTGTAGCTCGCGATGTATTGCATTTCTACATTATCACCAAGAGTTACGTAACCATGATCCATAATCCGGTAGAAATCCTGGCCATCAAGATTGTCGGTTGCAAGCTCTGAAACACCCTGGCCATTGGTTCCCATACCACTGGCTGTCATCGCATCTGTAGCGTACTGCACAACAAATTTGTTAAAGCCACCGAAGAAATTGCTCTGGGTATGTTCCAGAGTGACCATGTAGCCGCTGTCGTCCATTTCTGACTCTTTAACAGCTGCCAATGCTTTCGACTTTGCCTTACCTTCATTATCATAACCATCAGCTGCAAAGCCACCGGCAAATGAACCTGTAGGGTTGCCAAATGCATAGTCAAGGCCAACCGTTAACGTACCATTGGTGTTAGTGGAAATATTTTCCAGACGCAGATCAATAATGTTTTGATCAAGGTCGAACTTTTGTGCATTTTCACGCTTAAGTGCATTGTCATTGGTTTTGTAGTATTCAAAAGAAGTGCTGCTCTTAATCCATGCGGCGCTGAAGTTAGCAAAGCCAACATCAATATTCTCTACACCTGCACCCGGACCGGAAACGTTCCAGTAGTAAAAGTCTGAAAGGTGAACATCCTGGCGTTTGTAGAAACGCTTACCAGCCCACAGTGTAGCTTCAGGAGCAAAGCCTAAAACACCTTTGGCCTGAACGTTGAACTCACGGAATGCAGGACTCTTTTCTTCCCAGTCTTTAGCCTGATCAACACTAAATGCCATGTTGCTGTCGAGGTAAAAAGATTGTTCACCGGCTATGTTGTGCTTAAAGGTTGAAGATAATATGGTACCAATTAGCTGTTGGTTCTGGTCATTAAAAACAACACTATTAGGCTGTTAAGAGTCTAAAATGCTCATTTTCATGCCCTTCTTGCACTCCAGTAAGCTATTTAATTCATACGATTATCCCAATAAATCGCTTTCAACCCTTAAGCACAACATAGCCTTGTTCACCGTTGTTGAACAGTTCAGAACCCAGCTTGATTTCACCGTAAGTTTCGGTTTCGTTGCCCAGACGGAACTTTGAGGCAGCTCCCTTGGCCTGGAATGCTTCTTGATCCCCGCCGCCTGCAGAAAGGCCAACGCCGGAACGAACCACACCATGGAAATCCACAGTCGCCGCAGAAGCAGCAGCAGAAAATACGATAGCTGAAATAGCACCAGCCAGTGGCAGAAGTCTTGCTTTGGTCACAACCAAATTCCTTCACATGTGTTGTCGTGTGTTCGCCATCTCGCATGCTGCAGTCCCCCTCTGAAACGAAATTAATCGTCCAGACTCTGTCAGCAGGCGTTACAACGTGTTGACGTTTTTTAGGCTGTGGGATTCTTTGGCATTAGTGGGGTGAAGAGCAATATGAAAAGGTTTTTAGAAGAAGTTGGCTGAATATTGATCTGTGTCTTTTTGTGAACACTGCAAACAAAATATATTACCAAGGTTGGTGATATTT
It contains:
- the glgX gene encoding glycogen debranching protein GlgX, with translation MDTPSATQTYSAFPGKTTPQGATLVNADLVAVPGNQSTGVNFSVYAPQAEQLFLSLFDARGNEEQLKMFPSAEGIWHLYIEGIIEGQHYGFRADGYWSPNTTPRFNKNKLLMDPYAREISGDVQWCQDIFDYISDDNDQWLFNEQDSATKMPRSVVRDATFDWQGVTHPHTPDQQSIYYETHLKGFTKTHPDIPEDIRGTYLGMCHPITIEYLKNLGITAVELLPVTYSTSEERLTHLGLSNYWGYNPLCMMAPHTPYAISDPVIEMKTMVRELHRAGIEVIMDVVFNHTCEGGHGGPFLSMRGLAETDYYHMNKHDGDISSENYSGCGNTINFDSHQTLRLTMDALRHWVVEYQIDGFRFDLAPTMARQHRNYSKDAPFFYAVSQDPILSQVKMIAEPWDIGPDGYHMTDFPSDWQSWNDRYRDTCRKFWKGSKGVQTEMAWRFSGSEDLFSEQSYLATVNYICSHDGFNLMDLVSYNQRHNLANGEDGRDGDEHNYSWNHGEEGVTDNPDINKARLRSRKNLVGMLMLAKGSPMLLAGDEFSNSQDGNNNAYCQDSPIAWLHWDWLHNTDSDGAQMHDFTRQMMHFRRNEPLLTDDLGHIEYQLHSPKGDVVDPLHFSERHCYTLTVKIHDPNDAEKGAIWVIMNAGKHVGRVLIPETGQFKHRMVVVNTDKESSFIHEPSVDQCSYEVQPHSLIMLKEMN
- the ltrA gene encoding group II intron reverse transcriptase/maturase → MFVSTKQRRIAKLARDNQAMAFTSLNQYMDYNWLLQAYQLTRKDGATGVDNQTAEMYERQLESNLLNLLDRLKSGQYRAPALRRVYIPKGKGQKRSLGIPTFEDKVAQRAVAMLLEPIYEQDFYNCSFGFRKGKSAHHALQSLRSHIMRDGGQWVLDVDIQKYFDTIDHNQLRQFLARRVIDGVVRKLIDKWLKVGILESGQLCYPTMGTPQGGVISPLLANIYLHYVLDDWFIQTVQPRIQGRCSLTRYADDFVMVFQNPDDCRRIERVLPERFSVYGLTLHPEKTQRIDFRVQHRRENKRCGLPISFDFLGFTHYWGKTRKGGFAIFRKTAKGLVAKALKSFNEYCRKHKHDSLKEQYDKLNRKLRGHFAYFGITGNYKALKAVHRRVQRIWHKWLGRRSRTSYIPWEQFSQFLKRFPLTPPRILHQYYHGHQLVNQ
- the glgB gene encoding 1,4-alpha-glucan branching protein GlgB, which codes for MPKKKLMDAELPPVTQSLSQVMHASPFSILGIHPGQSGSGLTIRAWHPDAECIEVVQESTGKSLGRMNRLANGLFELSFPQRKKVFYYLLNITLKDGTEELRFDPYQFGEYTLCQRDIDPLHLYRHLGALKVEHAITRQRSVSGVLFKVYAPHARSVSVIGDFNQWDGRCHPMASADDGIWRLFVPGVAEGALYKYELHDQNGQLLPEKTDPFGHKVEQWPGLASIVQTESTFTWSDSQWLNKRQLNHNKPMSVYEVHLGSWKKSNDGGFKNYRELADELIPYIQKTGFTHIELLPIAEHPLYESWGYQPVGLFAPTSRYGTPDDFRYLVDQCHQHNIGVILDWVPAHFPQDEHGLFRFDGTVIYEYEDPQRGWHPDWKSCIYNYGSPWVQDFLISNALYWLDEFHIDGLRVDAVASMLYLDYSRKQGEWTPNHLGGNEHLEAVAFLQRLNTEVHRLHPHCMMIAEESTSWPCVSRPGHPQSLGFDYKWNMGWMHDTLAYMKRDPIYRQHHHHEMTFSMVYAYNENFVLSLSHDEVVHGKGTILSRMPGDDWQRFANLRAYYGFMFGHPGKKLMFMGSEFGVTNEWNPAESLNWNLLEQGPYHQGMLAMISELNTLYQGYPALHELDFDRDGFRWLILDDHGQSVFAFYRTDSAGKTIVVISNMTPFVRHDYTIGVPASGQWQEIFNSDEQRFGGSHIVNNTVSTRSGEWHNHPQSISLTLPPLATIMLTVDWAAD
- the lamB gene encoding maltoporin LamB → MGTILSSTFKHNIAGEQSFYLDSNMAFSVDQAKDWEEKSPAFREFNVQAKGVLGFAPEATLWAGKRFYKRQDVHLSDFYYWNVSGPGAGVENIDVGFANFSAAWIKSSTSFEYYKTNDNALKRENAQKFDLDQNIIDLRLENISTNTNGTLTVGLDYAFGNPTGSFAGGFAADGYDNEGKAKSKALAAVKESEMDDSGYMVTLEHTQSNFFGGFNKFVVQYATDAMTASGMGTNGQGVSELATDNLDGQDFYRIMDHGYVTLGDNVEMQYIASYNNLSFKDSNKDDQTWISVGARPIYFWNDIMSTALEVGYDQVENAFDNGDDSKLAKVTIAQQWSAGRGYWARPVIRVFGTYAKWNDESKGQIGGAAFADDTDGFTFGVQAETWW
- a CDS encoding carbohydrate porin, which encodes MTKARLLPLAGAISAIVFSAAASAATVDFHGVVRSGVGLSAGGGDQEAFQAKGAASKFRLGNETETYGEIKLGSELFNNGEQGYVVLKG